Proteins from one Triticum aestivum cultivar Chinese Spring chromosome 7A, IWGSC CS RefSeq v2.1, whole genome shotgun sequence genomic window:
- the LOC123150968 gene encoding putative cyclin-dependent kinase F-2, which produces MAFTCKRPAASLDGHASQPGAMCRKRRRVIGTTYDYDQESCLGRGKFGAVVKARCRATGQVVAIKSLHDPADPREVLREARFLEACGGHPHIVGFRGVTLDYVTDELCLVMDYVEGKSLKLLLSERSGGLPEATVCTFMWQLLTAAKKMHRCHVVHRDINPANILVGGEEAGRGFVKICDLGVAMSMSEAPPYEEEAGMGEYRAPEMLLGKEDYDALVDTWSLGCVMAEMLTGERIFRAAEFISLFQRIFEVVGVPDDTTWPGFTSLPHAAPPPLVPGQQSTLRDLFPEEVLSAEGFQVLNGLLTCNPDKRLTATAALKLPWFATAAANARPSAPTAAAAAAKIDTMALSIKEEVVEFAPLMPPRKRVTAKKTLIRKKAPLIVPPAT; this is translated from the coding sequence ATGGCGTTCACCTGCAAGCGACCCGCCGCGTCCCTCGACGGCCACGCCAGCCAGCCGGGCGCGATGTGCCGGAAGAGGAGGCGCGTCATCGGGACCACCTATGACTACGACCAGGAGTCGTGCCTCGGCAGAGGCAAGTTCGGCGCCGTCGTCAAGGCGCGGTGCCGCGCGACCGGCCAAGTCGTCGCCATCAAGTCCCTCCACGACCCCGCCGACCCCCGCGAGGTGCTGCGGGAGGCCCGCTTCCTCGAGGCGTGCGGCGGCCACCCGCACATCGTCGGCTTCCGCGGCGTCACGCTCGACTACGTAACCGACGAGCTCTGCCTCGTCATGGACTACGTCGAGGGCAAGAGCCTCAAACTTCTCCTGAGCGAGAGGAGCGGCGGGCTCCCGGAGGCCACGGTGTGCACCTTCATGTGGCAACTCCTCACGGCCGCCAAGAAGATGCACCGGTGCCACGTCGTCCACCGCGACATCAATCCTGCTAACATCCTCGTCGGAGGGGAAGAAGCCGGAAGAGGGTTCGTCAAGATCTGCGACCTCGGCGTCGCCATGTCCATGTCGGAGGCGCCGCCGtacgaggaggaggctggcatggGGGAGTACCGGGCGCCCGAGATGCTGCTGGGAAAAGAGGACTACGACGCGCTCGTCGACACGTGGTCTCTCGGGTGCGTCATGGCAGAGATGCTCACTGGCGAGAGGATTTTCCGAGCCGCCGAATTCATCTCTCTCTTCCAAAGGATCTTCGAAGTGGTGGGCGTGCCAGACGACACGACGTGGCCGGGGTTCACGTCGCTgccgcacgccgccccgccgccgctggtgccgggGCAGCAGAGCACGCTGCGAGATCTGTTCCCGGAGGAGGTGCTGTCCGCGGAGGGATTCCAGGTCCTCAACGGCCTTCTTACATGCAACCCCGACAAACGGCTGACGGCGACCGCCGCGCTGAAGCTCCCGTGGTTCGCCACCGCTGCTGCAAACGCCCGCCCTTCTGctccgactgctgctgctgctgctgccaagATCGACACGATGGCGCTGTCCAtaaaggaggaggtggtggagttcGCTCCGTTGATGCCTCCTAGAAAGAGAGTCACGGCCAAGAAGACGTTGATCAGGAAGAAGGCGCCGCTGATCGTTCCACCGGCCACATGA